DNA from Variovorax sp. PBL-H6:
CAACAAGCTCTTCATCGCCGATGGCGCGATGGCGGTGGCCGGCGGGCGCAACATCGGCAACGAGTACTTCACACAGACGGCCGGCGCCAATTTCATCGACCTCGACACCTTCGTCGCCGGCGCGCTGATTCCGCGGCTGGCCAGCCTGTTCGACCAGTACTGGAACAGCGAGTACGTGCGCCCCATCGAGGCCGTGGTGGCATCCCCCGTGCCGCGCGAGGAACGCCGGCGCCGCTTCGAAGCGCTGAGCGGCGCCCAGACCACGCCGCCCCCGCGCCCGCCCGCACCCAACGACGTGCTGGGCTACAGCCCGATCGTGGAGGACATCAAGGCCGGCAAGCTGGACCTGATCTGGACCCGCGCCGAGGCCTACGCCGATTCGCCCGAGCGCGTGATAGGCAAGCAGGTGACCTACGGCGGCATCCCGCTGCTGGATGTCGACAGCGTGCGCTACAACGTGATCGAGCAGATCCGCCGCGGGCGTTCCGACGTGACCATCGTCTCGCCCTACCTGATCCCCGGCAAGGGCGGGCTGGACGCCATGCGCGAGGTGCGCGAGCGCGGCATGAAGATCAGCGTGGTCACCAACTCGCTGGCCGCGACCGACGAGCCGGTGGTGCACACCGGCTACCGGCGTTACCGCGAAGACATGCTCAAGCTCGGCGCCGAGATCTACGAACTGAGTTCGCAGCGCACCCGGCGCAGCGTGCGCCTGGGCCTCTTCGGCACGCAGATCGGGCGCCTGCATGCCAAGTCGGCCGTGATCGACGGAAGCACACTCTTCGTCGGCTCGATGAACTTCGATCCGCGCTCCGACGTGGTCAATACCGAGATCGGGCTGATCATCTTCAGCCGCGAGATGGCGCAGCAGGTGCTCAAGCTCATCGAGGTGCTCAAGCAGCAGGGTGCCTACAAGGTGCGCTTCGCACCTGGCACCGAGCGCATCGAATGGGTCAGCGAGGAGGCCGGCGTCGAGCAGGTGCTGACCAGCGAGCCCGACTCCACCCTGTGGGACCGCGTGGTGCTGGAGATCCTGGCGCCGCTGGCGCCCGAGAGCCTGCTCTAGGCAGGAAGAAAGCTACCGCCTCGAGGCACCCGCATCGGTCGGGCCATTGCGTGCGAGGGCCTCACGTGCGCCTGGGCCGGGCGTGCGTCCAGGCCTTCCGGTCGACTCGCGCACCACCAGCGACACGTCGACCTCGTGGTGAAGGGGCGCAGGCCGGCCCGACAGCGATCGGACCAGAAACTCGCCCGCGCGAGTCCAGACCTCGTCGGTGGGCACGTGCATGGTGGTGAGGCTCGGCCGCAGGTGGCGGCTCCACTCGAGGTCGTCGAAGCCCATGACAGACAAGTCGTCGGGCACGCGCAGACCGCGGCGCTCGACCTCGAGCATCACGCCATAGGCGATGACATCGTTGCCACAGACCACGGCCGTGGGCCAGTCCGGCAGGGACAGCAGCGTACGCGCCGCCTGCCGCGCGTCATCGAGGTGGTAGGGCACCTCGAGATGCCATTCGGGCCGCAGTTGAAGCCCGTCATCGGCAAGCGCGCGCCGCACGCCGGCAGCCCGTGCGGTCGCCCGGTCGTTGTTGCTGGAAATCGCCGCGACCATCCCGATCTTGCGATGGCCGAGTTCCATCAGGTAGCGGCAGGCGCGCCATGCCGCTGCCTCGTTGTTGTTCCCGACGCAGGCATAGGGCTTGTCGGGGTGGTACACGCCGACGTTGACGAATGGGATGCGCTGCGACGCGAGCAGCCGTCGTAACGAATCGGTGTGCATGTCGCCTCGCAGGATCAGGCCGTCGATGCCGCGGCTCACCATGTTCTGTGCCTGCCGCGCCTCCACCTCCGGGTCGTACCCGCTGGTCGACAGCAGCAGCAGGTAGCCCTGCAATGACAGGTAGCTCTGCAGCGCCTCCACGCCGCGCGCGAACATGGCGTTGTCGACGGTTGGAATGATTGCGCCGATGGTCCGCGTGCGGCGCGACGACAGCGCGCGCGCCGCGGCATCGGGGATGTAGCCAAGCTCGGCGATCGCGGTATCGATGCGGTGATGCTCTCCGCCGGCGTGACGCCGCCGCAGTTCGTGCGCGTGATGGAGTACGCCTACGCGGCGGGGGCCCATGGCTTCCTCGCCGGCCGCGCGGTCTGGTGGCAGGCGCTGCAGAGCTTTCCCGACCTGGAGCGCTGCGCCGCCCAGCTGCGGCAGGAAGGCGGCGCGACCCTGGCCGAACTCGCTGCGCTCACGAAGCGCGCCGGCCATGCCTGGCATGCCGACTACAGCGCCTTCGACGCCATGTCGAAGGAAGGCGAGCTCTGCACGGCCTATGCCTGAGTGCGGACGATCGGTTAAGTTCGAAGCGCATTCCCTCGCATCCCACACCGCATGACCGATCCCTCTTCTTCATCCTCCTCTTCGTTGCGCATCGAAGGCTTCGATGTCTTCGTCTTCCGCGCGCCGGCCGATCCGCCGGTGCAGACCTCCTTCGGCATCATGCGCGACCGGCCCGCGGTGCTGGTGCGCCTGACCGACGCCGAGGGCCGGGCGGGCTGGGGCGAGATCTGGTGCAACTTCCCGACCGTGGGCGCCGAGCACCGCGCCCGGCTCGCGCTGGCCTATGGCAAGCCGGTGCTCATGCAACAGCCCTGGGCGCATCCGCGCGAGGCGTTCGCCGAACTGACGCGCCGCCTGGCCGTGCTCGCGTTGCAGACCGGCGAGCATGGGCCGCTGCACCAGGTGGTCGCGGGCATAGATGCCGCACTGTGGGACCTGCATGCGCGCCGCGCCGGTCAGCCGCTGTGGAAGGCGCTCGGCGGCGCAACGGCGCAGCCGGTGCAGGTCTATGCCTCGGGCCTGAACCCGACCGAACCCGAAAAGCTCGCGCTGCAGAAGCGTGACGAGGGTTACCGCGCCTTCAAGCTCAAGGTCGGATTCGGCGCCGAGCGCGACCTCGCGAACCTGCGCGCGATGCGCGAAGCACTGGGCCGCGAAGCCGCGATGATGGTCGACGCCAACCAGGCCTGGGACTTCGAGGAATCGGTGCGCGCAGGCCATCGCATGGCCGAGTTCAACCTGCTGTGGCTGGAGGAGCCGCTGCGCGCCGACCAGCCTGCCGAACGCTGGCAAGCGCTGGCCAAGGCGCAGCCGCTGCGGCTCGCAGGCGGCGAGAACCTGGCCGGCCTGGCGCAGTACCGCGACTTCATTGCCACCGAGGGCATGTCGGTGATGCAGCCCGACCTCGGCAAGTGGGGTGGCTTCACCGGCTGCCTGACGGTGGCGCAGGAGACGATTGCGGCCGGCAAGTGGTACTGCCCGCACTGGCTCGGGGGAGGCATCGGCCTCGTGGCCTCGATGCACCTGAAGACCGCGGTGGGCGGGCCGGGCTACGTGGAGGTCGACTCCAATCCCAACCCGCTGCGCGAGCTGCTGGCCGTCCCGGCATTCGCGATTCACGAGGGCTTCGTGCAGCTGGGCGATGCGCCCGGGCTGGGCGTAGCGCCGGACCTCGACAGCTGCCGCGACTTCCTGGTCGCGGTCCCGGCCTCGGGCCTCTGAGAAGGCCCTCGCGCGCGATACGAACCT
Protein-coding regions in this window:
- a CDS encoding phospholipase D family protein, which gives rise to MRARSSRWPHWMRLGLAGVAVFLLASGCAMLPPEFERTPSKAVPLSADTALGRIAKGSQPDPDLSGFRLMPGGDFALDTRLELARRAQRTLDVQYYQIHNDETGRYLLRTLRDAALRGVRVRLLMDDLYTSGEDELLLALAATPNLELRLFNPFPAGRGSMLGRFSASLLDFSRVNRRMHNKLFIADGAMAVAGGRNIGNEYFTQTAGANFIDLDTFVAGALIPRLASLFDQYWNSEYVRPIEAVVASPVPREERRRRFEALSGAQTTPPPRPPAPNDVLGYSPIVEDIKAGKLDLIWTRAEAYADSPERVIGKQVTYGGIPLLDVDSVRYNVIEQIRRGRSDVTIVSPYLIPGKGGLDAMREVRERGMKISVVTNSLAATDEPVVHTGYRRYREDMLKLGAEIYELSSQRTRRSVRLGLFGTQIGRLHAKSAVIDGSTLFVGSMNFDPRSDVVNTEIGLIIFSREMAQQVLKLIEVLKQQGAYKVRFAPGTERIEWVSEEAGVEQVLTSEPDSTLWDRVVLEILAPLAPESLL
- a CDS encoding LacI family DNA-binding transcriptional regulator, with product MGPRRVGVLHHAHELRRRHAGGEHHRIDTAIAELGYIPDAAARALSSRRTRTIGAIIPTVDNAMFARGVEALQSYLSLQGYLLLLSTSGYDPEVEARQAQNMVSRGIDGLILRGDMHTDSLRRLLASQRIPFVNVGVYHPDKPYACVGNNNEAAAWRACRYLMELGHRKIGMVAAISSNNDRATARAAGVRRALADDGLQLRPEWHLEVPYHLDDARQAARTLLSLPDWPTAVVCGNDVIAYGVMLEVERRGLRVPDDLSVMGFDDLEWSRHLRPSLTTMHVPTDEVWTRAGEFLVRSLSGRPAPLHHEVDVSLVVRESTGRPGRTPGPGAREALARNGPTDAGASRR
- a CDS encoding mandelate racemase/muconate lactonizing enzyme family protein, with protein sequence MTDPSSSSSSSLRIEGFDVFVFRAPADPPVQTSFGIMRDRPAVLVRLTDAEGRAGWGEIWCNFPTVGAEHRARLALAYGKPVLMQQPWAHPREAFAELTRRLAVLALQTGEHGPLHQVVAGIDAALWDLHARRAGQPLWKALGGATAQPVQVYASGLNPTEPEKLALQKRDEGYRAFKLKVGFGAERDLANLRAMREALGREAAMMVDANQAWDFEESVRAGHRMAEFNLLWLEEPLRADQPAERWQALAKAQPLRLAGGENLAGLAQYRDFIATEGMSVMQPDLGKWGGFTGCLTVAQETIAAGKWYCPHWLGGGIGLVASMHLKTAVGGPGYVEVDSNPNPLRELLAVPAFAIHEGFVQLGDAPGLGVAPDLDSCRDFLVAVPASGL